The following are from one region of the Pectobacterium actinidiae genome:
- the rsxA gene encoding electron transport complex subunit RsxA: MTEYALLFVSILLVNNFVLVKFLGLCPFMGVSKKLETAIGMGMATTFVMTLGSMFSWLINEFILVPLDILYLRTMAFILVLAVVVQFSEMFVRKASPELYRLLGIFLPLITTNCAVLGVVLLNINLSHGFLQSTIYGFGGAAGFSLVMVLFAAIRERLAVSDIPAPFRGSSIALITAGLMSLAFMGFTGLVKF, from the coding sequence ATGACCGAATACGCATTGCTCTTTGTTAGCATCCTTCTGGTAAATAATTTCGTCTTAGTGAAGTTTCTTGGGCTGTGCCCCTTTATGGGCGTGTCCAAAAAGCTGGAGACGGCCATTGGCATGGGCATGGCGACCACGTTTGTTATGACGTTGGGCTCCATGTTCTCCTGGCTGATCAACGAATTTATTCTCGTTCCGCTCGATATCCTCTATTTACGTACCATGGCTTTTATTCTGGTGCTCGCCGTGGTGGTTCAGTTCTCCGAGATGTTCGTGCGCAAAGCCAGCCCCGAGCTATATCGCCTGCTGGGTATTTTCCTGCCGCTGATTACCACTAACTGTGCGGTGCTTGGCGTCGTCTTGCTTAACATCAACCTGTCACACGGTTTCCTGCAATCGACGATTTATGGCTTCGGTGGTGCCGCAGGGTTCTCGCTGGTGATGGTGCTCTTTGCCGCCATTCGGGAACGCCTCGCCGTGTCGGATATTCCCGCGCCCTTCCGTGGCTCGTCTATCGCACTGATCACCGCGGGTCTCATGTCGCTGGCGTTTATGGGCTTTACCGGATTGGTGAAATTCTGA
- the ydgT gene encoding transcription modulator YdgT: MTVHDYLLKFRKVSSTESLEKLFDHLNYSLTDSQEIINMYRAADHRRAELASGGRLFDLGCVPKSVWHHVL, from the coding sequence ATGACCGTTCATGACTATTTGCTCAAATTCAGGAAAGTCAGCTCAACAGAAAGTTTGGAAAAACTCTTCGATCACCTCAATTATTCACTGACAGATAGTCAGGAAATCATCAACATGTATCGTGCTGCGGACCATCGGCGGGCTGAATTGGCATCCGGTGGGCGCTTGTTCGATCTCGGCTGCGTACCAAAATCCGTCTGGCATCACGTTCTGTAG